Proteins encoded in a region of the Diadema setosum chromosome 7, eeDiaSeto1, whole genome shotgun sequence genome:
- the LOC140231014 gene encoding F-box only protein 22-like — translation MSESTDESIVDDVNGERSAWVMTELREVLKRTFSFLTARQLNVCARVCKVWHKTARRILARRQNIHWVVDFKSSHPKGQTSHPLGFFGLGLEGKLQSTDSQPKLALMFTEFSKGAEYRTNGPSRKKTEDSGPKKAQEVVDFIRNLLPSDCILLSLMTPGTVAPTCSESTKPCDESESEGGALCALFPKLPGVEMSLLPVSLKLLQGGDKDTLWQRWQETGLSPTDTQCILLFGWGFTTGVQQAALELQRLFLEKAGRSPVIAGAIVNRLLSKGLFSRSEESSGVIGVMFSGPNVRAASVVLGEEVRAREDTRRAILRLKEANIHAGAASQSVGFMFACAGRGQFFYGSKNVESEEFHRVFPDTPLFGLFGGGEIGCENLSRGEKIDNGCLKSIAHAYTTIMCLVTFDPS, via the exons ATGTCAGAGAGCACGGACGAGTCAATAGTCGACGACGTTAACGGGGAGCGATCAGCATGGGTGATGACAGAGCTCCGCGAAGTTCTGAAaagaacattttcttttctcacagCAAGACAGCTTAATGTGTGTGCAAG GGTCTGCAAAGTATGGCACAAAACAGCTAGGAGGATTCTTGCTAGGCGGCAAAACATCCACTGGGTGGTAGACTTCAAGTCGTCCCATCCCAAGGGCCAGACGTCACATCCGCTCGGCTTCTTTGGTTTAGGTCTAGAAGGAAAATTACAG tcTACCGACTCCCAGCCCAAGCTAGCACTTATGTTCACGGAGTTCTCAAAGGGTGCGGAGTACAGGACCAATGGACCTTCACGGAAGAAGACTGAGGACAGTGGTCCCAAGAAGGCACAGGAGGTTGTTGACTTCATCAGGAATCTGCTCCCAAGTGACTGCATCCTCCTCAGCTTAATGACACCTGGGACAGTCG CTCCCACTTGCAGTGAGAGCACCAAACCCTGTGACGAGAGCGAGTCCGAAGGAGGGGCGCTCTGCGCCCTCTTTCCAAAGCTGCCTGGGGTGGAGATGAGCCTTCTGCCAGTCTCCCTCAAGCTCCTCCAGGGCGGGGACAAGGACACCCTGTGGCAGCGGTGGCAGGAGACCGGGCTCTCACCGACTGACACCCAGTGCATCCTCCTCTTTGGGTGGGGCTTTACGACGGGGGTGCAGCAGGCCGCTCTCGAGCTGCAGCGCCTGTTCCTAGAGAAAGCTGGCCGCAGTCCAGTCATTGCTGGTGCCATTGTTAACCGCCTCCTCAGTAAGGGTTTATTTTCAAG GTCGGAGGAGTCCTCGGGGGTGATCGGGGTGATGTTCTCTGGGCCCAACGTGCGAGCCGCCTCGGTGGTGCTGGGAGAGGAGGTGCGGGCGCGAGAGGACACGCGGAGAGCCATCTTGAGGCTGAAGGAGGCCAACATCCATGCCGGTGCCGCCTCGCAGAGTGTGGGCTTCATGTTCGCCTGCGCCGGCCGCGGGCAGTTCTTCTATGGCTCCAAGAATGTGGAGAGCGAGGAATTCCATCGTGTGTTCCCCGACACGCCCCTCTTTGGGCTGTTTGGTGGAGGGGAGATCGGCTGTGAGAACCTGTCTCGCGGGGAGAAGATTGACAATGGCTGTTTGAAGTCCATTGCCCATGCATACACCACAATCATGTgccttgtgacctttgacccaagcTAA